Part of the Patescibacteria group bacterium genome, AAGCTAAAGCTAAAAGATTAGAACTAGAACCGGAATTGGTTAAAATACTCCCTTTAACTTTGAGATATTTTGCCAAACGATCTTCAAAATTTTGAGCTTTTTTACCCAAACCAAACCAACCTTCCAACCAACTGTCAATAACATTGTTTACCTCCTTATCGTCAAATACCGAACCTGCATATTGTATAAAAGTTTTTCCCGGAATAAACTCTTCCTCCTTAATTTTCTTAAGCTCAAATATCTCTTTAACACTTTTGTAGATGTCTTTTTTAAGTTCTTCTTCTCTTTTACTACTCATATTGATTTTTTCTATGAAACTCAATGGTGTTTTTGAGTCCTTTGTTCAAAGAAGTTTTTGGTTTCCACCCAAGAATCTTTTCCGCCTTGCTAATGTCCGAAAGCATATTATCCGCCTCCCCAACTCTATCTGGAAACTTATTAAAAAATATTTTGGACTTACTATCCGTCAACTTTACTATTTCATCAACTAATCCTTTTAAACTATACGAAACCCCGCCACCAACATTAAAAACTTGGTTTAGGGCATTTTTGTTACATCCAGAGGAAATAACACAGTCTATTACATCTTTAATATAAATATAATCTCGCTTTTTCTTCCCAGAATTCAAAAAAATGTCTTCCCCTTTGATAGCGTTTCGAATAATTGTGGGAATAAATCGCGCGTCCGCTTGTCCAAAACCATATGCCGTGGACAATCTAAAAACTGTCCAATTCAAATTTCGTGTTTCCCCATGATATTTGCAAAAGTTCTCCCCCGCCAATTTGGATATTGCGTATGCGGATGGTGGATTTAAAATTTGGTCTTCTTTGTAAGGAATTTTAGTATTCCCATAAACTTCTTGAGTACTAAAAAAAATAAAGTGTTTAACATTTGCCAAAGCTGATGCCTCTAACACATTAAGCGTCCCTTTTATATTAATATCCACACATTGCAAACCCACCTCAAAATCTCTTGCCAAGTTCACAATTGCGCCCAAATGATACACAATATCCGGTTTTATATCTGCAAAATACTTTTTAACAGAACTAAAATATGTTATATCAATTTCAACACTAGGAACATTTAATACAGCGGGTCCCGGACCAATAACAGGGTAAACTATTGCCCCAGCTTCAAGAAAACCTTTTACTAAATGAGAACCTATAAACCCATTTGCGCCGGTTACTAATATTTTCTTTCCCTCCAAATGATGCATAGAGTATGTTCCTATAAATCTATAAATATCTCTTTGTCGGTATCTAAATTGAACTCTTCGCTGTTACCTCCAATATGTATCTTATAAGAAAAGACTTCTTTCCCTGGTTGCTTTTGAACTAAAAGAGTATAGGTATCCTTAATAATACCCTTTGGTAACTCATATTCTACAACAACCTTGGCTTTTGTCTTCGGCGCAATCTCTAAATAACCCTCGAAAAAGGTCTTTCCCAAATCATCCCCCTGTCCTACTCTCGATAAACCTTCTGAATTAATTAACTTTGAACCTTTAGGAACATAAATTCTAATATAATCCTTATATAGTTTATTAAAAATTTTATTGTATTCACCAGTATTTTCATATTCAATAGTTACCAAAGAGGTTGGATTACCTTTTACTGATAAATCCACTGTTTTAGTAATATTCTCATTAACATACCAATTTGCCCTATCTCCACCTACATTTGAGTCCACAATATACATATAATCACCGTTAAATTCTTTAACGGCGCCCGCAAAGTTATATTTCTCTACTATTTTTTGCGCTTCCTCGGAAGAAAAATACACAAGAATATGTTTCTCCTCTGCCTCCTGTAAAACCTTTTTTACAAGTTCCATGCGCTCATTAGGTCCTGTAATAAAAATTTTTCG contains:
- a CDS encoding DUF4012 domain-containing protein gives rise to the protein LENLKSISYVLSNSFDDIVKLLKIVPELIGDKEARSYLTFLQNDKELRPSGGVLTAYAVFTLSKGNLKVTKSGDVAFLESTGNAVYYTEPPAYIRTFLNANRFYIKDAAFSPDFRVSSLQIKDLWGKIPGTFPVHGIIGVDTHFVASLLEVTGGIDIYDYGEVNSENVVDQLESFSTLIGSHEDKDQKNLTSTLLYELMRKIFITGPNERMELVKKVLQEAEEKHILVYFSSEEAQKIVEKYNFAGAVKEFNGDYMYIVDSNVGGDRANWYVNENITKTVDLSVKGNPTSLVTIEYENTGEYNKIFNKLYKDYIRIYVPKGSKLINSEGLSRVGQGDDLGKTFFEGYLEIAPKTKAKVVVEYELPKGIIKDTYTLLVQKQPGKEVFSYKIHIGGNSEEFNLDTDKEIFIDL
- a CDS encoding NAD-dependent epimerase/dehydratase family protein; this translates as MHHLEGKKILVTGANGFIGSHLVKGFLEAGAIVYPVIGPGPAVLNVPSVEIDITYFSSVKKYFADIKPDIVYHLGAIVNLARDFEVGLQCVDINIKGTLNVLEASALANVKHFIFFSTQEVYGNTKIPYKEDQILNPPSAYAISKLAGENFCKYHGETRNLNWTVFRLSTAYGFGQADARFIPTIIRNAIKGEDIFLNSGKKKRDYIYIKDVIDCVISSGCNKNALNQVFNVGGGVSYSLKGLVDEIVKLTDSKSKIFFNKFPDRVGEADNMLSDISKAEKILGWKPKTSLNKGLKNTIEFHRKNQYE
- a CDS encoding DegT/DnrJ/EryC1/StrS family aminotransferase encodes the protein MSSKREEELKKDIYKSVKEIFELKKIKEEEFIPGKTFIQYAGSVFDDKEVNNVIDSWLEGWFGLGKKAQNFEDRLAKYLKVKGSILTNSGSSSNLLALA